One region of Trachemys scripta elegans isolate TJP31775 chromosome 8, CAS_Tse_1.0, whole genome shotgun sequence genomic DNA includes:
- the CXCL14 gene encoding C-X-C motif chemokine 14, producing the protein MKPLTAVLLLLFIVMCLATAEGSKCKCSRKGPKIRFSAVQKLEIKPKYPHCKEKMIIVTMQSRFRGGQQYCLHPKLQSTKRLVKWYTIWKEKRRVYEE; encoded by the exons ATGAAGCCTCTGACAGCAGTTTTACTTCTGCTGTTCATTGTAATGTGCTTAGCCACTGCAGAAG GATCAAAGTGCAAATGCTCAAGAAAGGGTCCTAAGATAAGATTCTCTGCTGTTCAGAAACTGGAAATCAAACCAAAGTATCCACATTGTAAGGAAAAAATGATCAT TGTAACTATGCAGTCACGGTTCAGAGGAGGACAGCAGTACTGCTTGCATCCCAAACTCCAAAGCACAAAGAGATTAGTTAAGTGGTACACAATATGGAAGGAGAAACGCAG GGTTTATGAAGAATAA